The proteins below are encoded in one region of Methylophilales bacterium:
- a CDS encoding S-methyl-5'-thioinosine phosphorylase, whose product MIGVIGGTGLRKIDGLNITRESLVDTPYGKPSDKILVGKLEDRDIAFLARHGEGHTIPPHLINYRANIYALENLGVEAILSIATVGSIPSEIQPGSIVLPHQVIDYTYGREHTYFDGIKNPVSHIDFTHPYNSDLRKLLCKNTSLKNINFIKEGVYAAVQGPRLETAAEIDKYEGDGATIVGMTGMPEASLAREVNLPYAAICPVVNFAAGRVSSKEGIRHEEINKQSEIMSLNVSKYLKVVIQAYGN is encoded by the coding sequence ATGATCGGTGTGATTGGAGGGACAGGTTTAAGAAAAATTGATGGCCTCAATATAACTCGTGAATCATTGGTTGATACGCCCTATGGAAAACCATCCGATAAAATATTGGTTGGCAAATTAGAAGATCGTGACATTGCTTTCCTAGCTAGGCATGGAGAGGGACATACCATACCTCCACATTTAATTAATTATCGGGCGAATATTTATGCGCTAGAGAATTTAGGTGTAGAGGCTATCTTGAGTATTGCGACAGTGGGCTCAATCCCTTCAGAAATTCAACCCGGCTCTATTGTGTTACCTCATCAGGTGATTGATTACACCTATGGACGCGAACATACATATTTCGATGGCATAAAAAATCCAGTATCACATATTGATTTTACCCATCCTTACAATTCAGATTTGAGAAAATTATTATGTAAAAACACTTCGTTAAAAAATATTAATTTTATTAAAGAGGGCGTTTATGCGGCAGTTCAAGGCCCAAGATTAGAGACGGCAGCAGAAATAGACAAATATGAGGGAGATGGGGCGACAATAGTTGGCATGACAGGAATGCCAGAGGCATCTTTAGCAAGGGAGGTTAATCTACCCTATGCTGCAATCTGCCCTGTGGTAAATTTTGCAGCTGGCAGAGTGAGTAGTAAGGAGGGTATTAGGCATGAAGAAATTAATAAGCAATCTGAGATAATGTCATTAAATGTAAGTAAATACTTAAAAGTGGTGATTCAAGCTTATGGCAATTAG
- a CDS encoding squalene/phytoene synthase family protein, whose translation MSQYLTLRKAKVTKKHYENFPVATLLFPKAHRDAATILYSFARNADDIADEGNLTKNERKKLLKEIEININSIKHQKKIQAPFFRDLDKVINQYSLDIKLFERFMSAFKQDVEKKTYRNFNDLINYCNKAACPAGEMILSLFDAHNKKNVSYSNSLCQALALIGMTQDIYEDLLKGRVYIPSTEMNKFTLNESDIKIKSFNHNWKMFKISWLKKIELLLNKGRPLGENVTGRLKLQIKILIAGAELLVSRLKKEDCDWFVNPPKISNFDWITLLVKTIINKK comes from the coding sequence ATGAGTCAATATCTTACCCTCAGAAAAGCCAAAGTTACAAAAAAACACTATGAAAATTTTCCAGTGGCTACTTTATTATTTCCAAAAGCACACCGCGATGCCGCAACAATTCTTTATTCATTTGCAAGAAATGCAGATGACATTGCAGATGAAGGTAATTTAACTAAAAATGAGAGAAAAAAGCTACTAAAAGAAATAGAGATCAATATAAACTCGATAAAGCATCAAAAAAAAATTCAGGCTCCATTTTTTAGAGATTTAGATAAAGTTATTAATCAGTATTCACTCGATATTAAATTATTTGAACGATTTATGTCAGCCTTCAAACAAGATGTCGAAAAAAAAACATATAGAAATTTTAATGATTTAATAAATTATTGTAATAAGGCAGCATGCCCTGCCGGAGAAATGATTTTGAGCCTATTTGATGCGCATAATAAGAAAAACGTAAGTTATTCTAATAGCCTTTGTCAGGCACTGGCTTTAATTGGGATGACTCAGGATATCTATGAGGACTTATTAAAAGGCAGGGTCTACATACCATCAACGGAAATGAACAAATTTACATTGAATGAATCTGATATCAAAATAAAAAGCTTTAATCATAATTGGAAAATGTTCAAAATTTCATGGTTAAAAAAGATAGAATTACTCCTTAATAAAGGGAGACCTTTGGGTGAGAATGTGACAGGACGATTAAAACTGCAAATCAAGATATTAATTGCGGGTGCTGAATTGTTAGTCTCGAGATTAAAAAAAGAAGATTGTGATTGGTTTGTGAATCCTCCTAAAATTTCAAATTTTGATTGGATAACCCTACTAGTCAAAACTATTATCAATAAAAAATGA
- the hpnD gene encoding presqualene diphosphate synthase HpnD, translated as MTPQEYCKQKTKESHSSFLTAFIFLSKEKREALTALYAFCREVDDIADECLDHEIASKKLNWWRDEIDRLFKDAPQHPVSKALYPFIEHFNLSKNYFIEIIDGMEMDVKFNRYESFEQLQLYCYRVASCVGILSAHIFGYKNKNTLTFAKNLGIALQLTNIIRDIGEDARRGRIYIPLDELKKLSVSEDEIISLKNSDKIKKLVQNQVDRAIKFYSLAIKTLPAEDKKSQKIGLIMGNIYYVLLNEILKDNPEKILNQKTILPGFRKLRISILTMLGFSWIKNT; from the coding sequence ATGACGCCACAAGAATACTGCAAGCAAAAAACAAAAGAAAGCCATTCAAGCTTCCTGACTGCTTTTATTTTTCTTTCAAAAGAAAAACGTGAAGCACTCACTGCTTTATATGCTTTTTGCAGGGAGGTTGATGATATTGCTGATGAGTGTCTGGATCACGAAATTGCGAGTAAGAAATTAAATTGGTGGCGAGATGAGATAGATAGACTATTTAAAGATGCGCCTCAGCATCCCGTAAGTAAAGCGTTGTATCCCTTCATAGAACACTTTAATCTCTCAAAGAATTATTTTATTGAGATAATTGATGGTATGGAGATGGATGTGAAGTTTAATCGATATGAGAGCTTTGAACAGCTTCAACTTTATTGCTACAGGGTGGCCTCATGTGTCGGTATTCTCTCTGCTCATATATTCGGATACAAGAACAAAAATACTCTCACCTTTGCAAAAAATCTCGGCATTGCATTACAGTTAACAAATATTATCAGAGATATAGGAGAGGATGCTAGGCGAGGAAGGATTTATATACCACTCGATGAGTTAAAAAAATTAAGTGTGTCTGAGGATGAGATTATTTCACTTAAGAATAGCGATAAAATAAAAAAATTGGTTCAAAATCAAGTAGATAGGGCCATAAAATTTTATAGCTTAGCTATTAAAACTCTGCCTGCAGAAGATAAAAAATCTCAAAAAATAGGTCTTATCATGGGTAATATTTACTATGTGCTTCTAAACGAGATTTTAAAAGATAATCCTGAAAAAATACTCAATCAAAAAACTATCCTGCCTGGGTTTAGGAAATTGAGAATTTCAATTCTAACTATGCTGGGATTTAGTTGGATTAAGAATACTTAA
- the radA gene encoding DNA repair protein RadA, with protein MAKSKTAYQCRECGGTSSKWQGQCPHCFVWNSLDETTIESKMPSRFAALSKTNELTKLDDVKALSIPKRKTNISEFDRVLGGGFVPGGVILIGGDPGIGKSTILIQALSKITQDPKDNCNVIYVSGEESKEQIAMRAKRLELEVSDISILSEINLEKIVSVVQKTKPNVVVIDSIQTIYSEEMTSAPGSVTQVRECSAQLTRIAKQFDITMLLVGHVTKEGTLAGPRVLEHIVDTVLYFEGDPSSSFRMIRAFKNRFGAVNELGVFAMTEKGLKEVTNPSALFLSHHHEEVNGSCITCIQEGSRPMLIEIQALVDNAHGHSPKRLSVGLDQNRLAMLLASLNRHVGIACFDQDVFVNAVGGVKITEPGVDLAILCAIVSSFTTQPLDQKTVIFGEIGLAGEVRPVQRGQERLKEAAKLGFTKAIIPKANQAKQKINGIEIFPVDNLSQAIKLLKDI; from the coding sequence ATGGCCAAAAGTAAAACAGCATATCAGTGCAGAGAATGTGGCGGAACTTCATCTAAATGGCAAGGACAGTGTCCACATTGTTTTGTTTGGAATTCTCTCGATGAGACAACCATTGAATCAAAGATGCCTTCAAGGTTTGCTGCATTATCGAAGACTAATGAGCTTACAAAGTTAGATGATGTTAAAGCACTCTCTATACCAAAGAGAAAAACAAATATCTCAGAATTTGATCGAGTTCTAGGCGGAGGTTTTGTGCCAGGGGGGGTTATTTTAATTGGCGGGGATCCAGGAATAGGTAAGTCCACCATTTTAATTCAAGCATTGTCTAAAATTACCCAAGATCCAAAAGATAATTGTAATGTGATCTATGTCAGTGGTGAGGAGTCCAAGGAACAAATTGCCATGAGAGCAAAAAGGCTTGAGCTAGAGGTTTCTGATATTTCAATACTATCTGAAATCAACCTTGAGAAAATAGTAAGCGTTGTCCAAAAAACTAAGCCGAACGTGGTCGTAATTGACTCCATTCAAACAATTTATTCTGAAGAGATGACTTCGGCACCAGGGTCAGTCACCCAAGTCAGAGAATGTTCTGCCCAACTCACTCGAATTGCCAAACAATTTGATATAACGATGTTGCTTGTTGGCCATGTCACGAAGGAGGGGACACTTGCTGGCCCCAGAGTGCTTGAACATATTGTAGATACGGTCTTATATTTCGAAGGTGACCCAAGCTCAAGTTTTAGAATGATTAGGGCATTTAAAAACCGTTTTGGTGCTGTCAATGAGTTAGGTGTATTTGCGATGACAGAAAAGGGTTTAAAGGAGGTCACGAATCCATCAGCACTTTTTTTATCTCATCACCATGAGGAAGTTAATGGCTCATGTATTACTTGTATTCAAGAGGGTTCAAGACCTATGCTCATAGAAATTCAGGCTCTGGTTGATAATGCCCATGGACATTCACCTAAAAGACTTTCAGTGGGTTTAGATCAAAATAGGTTAGCCATGTTACTTGCCTCACTTAATAGGCATGTGGGTATTGCCTGCTTTGATCAAGATGTATTCGTGAATGCGGTTGGCGGGGTAAAAATTACTGAGCCGGGAGTAGACCTAGCTATTTTATGTGCCATTGTTTCATCATTTACAACTCAACCACTAGATCAAAAAACAGTTATTTTTGGTGAAATAGGTTTGGCGGGAGAGGTTAGGCCAGTTCAAAGAGGCCAGGAGAGGTTAAAAGAGGCTGCAAAATTAGGTTTTACCAAAGCAATTATCCCTAAGGCAAATCAAGCTAAACAAAAAATTAACGGTATTGAGATATTTCCAGTCGATAATCTTTCACAAGCCATCAAGTTGTTAAAAGACATTTAA
- the alr gene encoding alanine racemase: protein MRPLKAYIDLSALTSNLKLVKKIAKNSKVMAVLKANAYGHGLIESVKAIKSAEGIAILTIEEAVKIRKAGFKNTILLLEGLFVAEDIHQAEKLNLNIVVHNDQQMDYLRDVTLKNPINVHLKINTGMNRLGFPPDQVDYLIENLNANPNISEITLMTHFATADEKEGITKQLDCFNRVTNNYNFSSSVANSAALYKFPEARLDWVRPGIMLYGASPFDDISAKKIEVKPVMSLVSKIIAIQDIKKGQAVGYGDNFIAKDGMRIGIVACGYGDGYPRHAKTGTPIFVHNKTTKTVGRVSMDMLYVDLSKIEKAAIGSKVEMWGNHISVDEVAKNSGTVGYELLCNVSASSRVPLEYIDGQK from the coding sequence ATGCGTCCGCTTAAAGCTTATATCGATCTAAGCGCTCTTACTTCAAATCTAAAGTTAGTTAAAAAAATTGCAAAAAATAGTAAGGTAATGGCAGTTCTCAAAGCTAATGCCTATGGGCATGGCCTCATAGAGTCAGTGAAGGCGATCAAAAGTGCTGAAGGAATTGCAATCTTAACTATCGAAGAAGCGGTAAAAATTAGGAAAGCTGGTTTTAAAAATACCATATTACTTCTCGAAGGTTTGTTTGTTGCTGAAGATATTCATCAGGCTGAAAAACTTAATTTAAATATAGTTGTACATAATGATCAGCAAATGGATTACTTAAGGGACGTGACGCTCAAAAATCCAATAAATGTGCACTTAAAAATTAATACAGGAATGAATAGGCTTGGCTTTCCGCCTGATCAGGTCGACTACTTAATTGAAAATTTAAATGCTAATCCAAATATATCTGAGATTACTTTGATGACACACTTTGCAACTGCTGATGAAAAGGAGGGGATTACAAAACAGTTAGATTGCTTTAATCGGGTGACTAATAATTATAATTTTAGTAGCTCAGTAGCCAATTCCGCAGCTCTCTATAAGTTTCCTGAGGCAAGGTTGGACTGGGTTAGGCCTGGTATTATGCTTTATGGAGCATCACCTTTCGATGATATTTCAGCAAAAAAAATTGAAGTCAAGCCAGTGATGTCACTGGTGAGTAAAATAATTGCTATTCAAGATATCAAAAAAGGACAAGCTGTTGGCTATGGAGATAATTTTATCGCTAAGGATGGTATGCGTATCGGGATAGTTGCTTGTGGATATGGCGACGGTTATCCAAGACACGCCAAGACCGGAACGCCTATTTTTGTTCATAACAAAACAACAAAGACAGTCGGAAGGGTTTCAATGGACATGCTATATGTCGATTTGTCAAAAATTGAAAAAGCAGCAATAGGCTCAAAAGTTGAAATGTGGGGGAATCATATTTCTGTTGATGAAGTCGCAAAGAATTCAGGTACGGTCGGGTACGAACTATTATGTAATGTCTCCGCCTCAAGTCGTGTCCCATTGGAGTATATAGATGGCCAAAAGTAA
- the dnaB gene encoding replicative DNA helicase → MDKDQISALKVPPHSIEAEQSILGGLLIDNKAIDRIAGQVSASDFYRNDHRIIFTHISKLIDNNDPADIVTVAESLEQNAELTKVGGVAYLGLVAENTPTASNITGYAKIVRERSIMRNLVEVGSDIVESAFSPQGKDAQQLLDESESKIFQIADAGTSEKLGFVDIKELLPKAAQRIDDLYQLDDPNGVTGVPSGYSDLDQKTAGLQPGDLIIIAGRPSMGKTSLALNIAEHVGMEAGLPVAIFSMEMGAAQLTMRLLGSVGKLDQHKMRIGQLEDEDWPKLTNALGVLNEAPIFIDEGSALNSYEVRARARRLHRQQGKLGLIVIDYIQLMSSANEQSTENRATEVSEISRSLKALAKELNVPVVALSQLNRSVESRPDKRPMMSDLRESGAIEQDADVIMFIYRDEVYNPETAEKGVAEILLSKQRNGPTGTVKLTFLGQYTRFENYANPGYDSNT, encoded by the coding sequence ATGGATAAAGATCAAATATCTGCTCTAAAAGTACCCCCTCATTCCATTGAGGCTGAACAATCAATATTGGGAGGGCTTTTGATTGATAATAAAGCTATTGATAGAATTGCTGGTCAAGTTTCAGCATCTGATTTCTATAGAAATGACCATAGAATAATTTTCACCCATATAAGTAAATTGATTGATAACAATGACCCTGCAGATATTGTCACAGTTGCAGAATCATTAGAACAGAATGCTGAATTGACTAAAGTTGGTGGAGTTGCCTATTTAGGGCTTGTTGCTGAAAATACACCAACAGCATCCAATATTACAGGCTATGCAAAAATTGTTCGTGAAAGATCAATTATGAGAAATCTTGTTGAGGTTGGCTCAGATATTGTAGAGAGTGCTTTTTCACCTCAAGGAAAAGATGCACAACAATTACTTGATGAATCTGAATCAAAAATATTTCAAATAGCCGATGCAGGAACTTCTGAAAAATTAGGTTTTGTTGATATAAAAGAACTTCTTCCCAAGGCTGCTCAGAGAATTGATGACCTGTATCAGTTAGACGATCCCAACGGTGTTACTGGAGTCCCTTCAGGATATTCAGATTTAGATCAAAAAACAGCAGGTCTCCAACCTGGAGATTTGATTATTATTGCAGGCAGGCCATCAATGGGAAAAACTTCCCTTGCTTTAAATATTGCAGAGCATGTAGGGATGGAGGCGGGTTTGCCTGTAGCTATTTTCTCAATGGAAATGGGTGCAGCACAACTAACAATGCGTTTACTGGGTTCTGTAGGTAAATTAGATCAACATAAGATGAGAATTGGACAATTAGAAGATGAAGACTGGCCTAAATTAACAAATGCTTTGGGCGTGTTAAATGAAGCCCCAATTTTTATCGATGAGGGATCTGCTTTAAATTCATATGAAGTTCGTGCAAGGGCTAGAAGGCTTCATCGGCAACAAGGAAAATTAGGGCTTATTGTTATTGACTATATTCAGCTTATGTCATCGGCAAACGAGCAATCGACTGAAAATAGAGCCACCGAAGTTTCTGAAATCTCAAGATCGCTCAAAGCTCTAGCAAAAGAACTCAATGTACCAGTTGTTGCTTTATCTCAACTCAACAGAAGTGTTGAATCAAGACCTGATAAAAGACCAATGATGTCCGATTTAAGAGAATCTGGCGCTATTGAACAGGATGCTGATGTGATAATGTTTATTTATAGAGACGAAGTTTATAATCCAGAAACAGCAGAAAAAGGTGTTGCTGAAATACTTTTATCAAAACAAAGAAATGGACCAACTGGGACAGTTAAATTGACTTTTCTTGGGCAATATACTCGCTTTGAAAATTATGCGAACCCAGGATATGACTCAAATACATAA
- the rplI gene encoding 50S ribosomal protein L9 produces MEIILLEKIVNLGELGDVVNVKDGFGRNFLIPQGKAKRATAQNMEEFKVKKAELEKQQAALEKLSQQRAKKLEGVSIKISQKAGVDGKLFGSVSNIDISEALAKEGHEVVKSEIRLPEGPLKSTGEFDITVDLQHDSTASIKVTIEGEE; encoded by the coding sequence ATGGAAATCATACTACTTGAAAAAATTGTAAACCTTGGTGAGTTAGGGGATGTTGTAAATGTAAAAGATGGATTTGGGAGAAACTTCTTAATTCCACAAGGAAAAGCCAAAAGGGCTACCGCTCAAAACATGGAAGAATTTAAGGTTAAGAAAGCTGAGCTTGAAAAGCAACAAGCAGCTCTCGAAAAACTATCTCAACAGCGCGCTAAAAAGCTTGAAGGAGTAAGTATTAAAATATCTCAGAAAGCGGGTGTTGATGGAAAGCTTTTTGGTTCTGTAAGTAATATCGATATATCTGAAGCACTTGCGAAAGAGGGGCATGAGGTAGTGAAGTCTGAGATAAGACTCCCTGAAGGACCTCTTAAATCAACTGGTGAATTTGACATAACGGTTGATCTTCAACATGACTCAACAGCTTCAATTAAAGTTACTATTGAAGGCGAAGAGTAG
- the rpsR gene encoding 30S ribosomal protein S18, with protein sequence MARDMYKRRRYCRFSAEGISEVDYKDVSILKDFITENGKLIPARITGTKARYQRQLSTAVKRARFLALLPFTDKH encoded by the coding sequence ATGGCAAGAGATATGTATAAAAGAAGGAGGTATTGTAGATTTTCTGCTGAAGGAATTAGTGAGGTAGATTATAAAGATGTATCAATACTCAAAGATTTTATTACCGAAAACGGAAAATTAATACCTGCTCGTATTACTGGTACAAAAGCAAGATACCAAAGACAACTTTCAACTGCAGTAAAGCGTGCACGATTTTTAGCTTTACTTCCGTTTACTGACAAGCATTAG
- the uvrB gene encoding excinuclease ABC subunit UvrB, producing the protein MNLTFPKSPFILNQPFKPAGDQPKAINSLVDGINKNEKFQTLLGVTGSGKTFTIANVIAQTGKPSIVMAPNKTLAAQLYSEFRDFFPQNAVEYFVSYYDYYQPEAYVPGRDVFIEKDSSINDHIEQMRLSATKSLLERDDSIIVATVSAIYGIGDPVDYHGMVLHIQVDEKILQRNIILRLVSMQYDRNDFDFSRGCFRVRGDVIDIFPAENSETAIRITLFDDVIESITAFDPLTGQLFDKLKRFTIYPSSHYVTPRETTLKAIERIKKELVERVKQYTTEGKLLEAQRIEQRTKFDLEMLNEIGFCKGIENYSRHLSGRKAGDPAPTLLNYLPNNALMIIDESHVTVPQIGGMSKGDRARKNNLVDYGFRLPSAHDNRPLKFNEFESIMPQCIFVSATPADYEEKHSPIIVEQVVRPTGLIDPKIEIKPADSQVDDVLSEIKIRVEANERVLITTLTKRMAEDLTDYLTEHSIKVRYLHSEIDTVERVEIIRDLRLGKFDVVVGINLLREGLDIPEVSLVAVLDADKEGFLRSERSLIQTAGRAARNLNGKVIFYANSITRSMQAAIDETSRRRKKQIKFNKDNNITPVGILKKVKDIIESVQDEEEFKKQKAISKSNRKYEDLAEPQIIKEIGKLEKVMQSAARNLEFEKAANARDQIKFLKEKIYGANIQDKIK; encoded by the coding sequence TTGAATTTAACATTCCCTAAAAGCCCATTTATTTTAAATCAGCCTTTTAAACCGGCCGGTGATCAACCCAAAGCTATAAACAGTTTGGTAGATGGTATAAATAAAAATGAAAAATTTCAAACATTATTAGGCGTTACAGGCTCAGGTAAAACTTTTACGATAGCTAACGTTATTGCACAAACAGGAAAACCCTCAATCGTGATGGCTCCGAATAAAACTTTAGCTGCACAGCTTTATTCAGAATTTAGAGATTTTTTCCCGCAAAATGCAGTCGAATATTTTGTTTCCTACTACGATTATTACCAGCCTGAAGCCTACGTTCCTGGTAGAGATGTCTTTATTGAAAAAGATTCAAGTATTAATGATCACATAGAGCAAATGAGATTGTCAGCAACCAAATCCCTATTGGAAAGGGATGACTCAATTATAGTTGCAACAGTGTCTGCTATTTATGGAATCGGAGATCCAGTTGATTATCATGGAATGGTTCTTCATATTCAAGTTGACGAAAAAATTCTTCAGAGAAATATTATTTTACGGCTAGTTTCAATGCAATATGATCGAAATGATTTTGATTTTTCAAGGGGTTGTTTTAGGGTTAGAGGAGATGTTATAGATATATTTCCTGCAGAAAATTCAGAAACTGCGATTAGAATCACCTTATTCGATGATGTTATTGAATCTATCACAGCTTTTGACCCATTGACTGGACAACTTTTTGATAAGTTAAAAAGATTTACCATCTACCCATCAAGTCACTATGTAACTCCAAGAGAAACAACATTAAAAGCTATCGAGAGGATTAAAAAAGAATTAGTTGAGAGGGTAAAACAATACACAACCGAAGGAAAGCTTCTTGAAGCACAAAGAATAGAGCAAAGAACAAAATTTGATCTAGAAATGTTAAATGAAATTGGGTTTTGTAAAGGAATTGAAAATTATTCTCGGCACTTATCTGGAAGAAAAGCTGGAGATCCAGCTCCAACTTTACTGAATTATCTCCCAAATAATGCATTAATGATTATTGATGAGAGTCACGTCACGGTTCCTCAAATTGGGGGTATGTCAAAGGGAGATCGTGCAAGAAAAAATAATCTTGTTGATTATGGTTTTAGATTGCCATCTGCTCATGATAATCGCCCCTTAAAGTTTAATGAATTTGAATCGATTATGCCGCAATGTATATTTGTTTCTGCAACACCTGCAGATTATGAGGAAAAGCATTCACCAATCATTGTGGAGCAGGTCGTAAGGCCAACTGGCTTAATAGATCCTAAGATAGAAATTAAACCAGCAGATTCACAAGTGGATGATGTACTAAGCGAAATTAAAATTAGGGTTGAGGCAAATGAAAGAGTATTGATAACAACACTAACAAAAAGGATGGCAGAAGACCTCACAGACTATTTAACCGAGCACTCAATTAAGGTGAGATACCTTCACTCTGAAATAGACACCGTCGAAAGGGTAGAAATTATAAGAGACTTAAGGTTAGGTAAATTTGATGTGGTTGTTGGCATCAATTTATTGAGAGAAGGGCTTGATATACCTGAGGTATCTCTTGTTGCTGTATTGGATGCTGATAAGGAAGGATTTCTGAGGTCTGAAAGATCACTTATTCAGACTGCCGGCAGGGCAGCAAGAAATTTAAATGGAAAGGTAATTTTTTATGCCAATAGTATTACAAGGAGTATGCAGGCAGCAATTGATGAGACAAGTAGACGAAGAAAAAAACAAATTAAATTCAATAAGGATAATAATATTACACCTGTTGGTATTTTGAAAAAAGTTAAAGATATTATTGAAAGTGTTCAGGATGAAGAGGAGTTTAAAAAACAAAAAGCGATATCAAAGTCAAACCGTAAGTACGAAGATTTAGCTGAACCACAAATAATAAAAGAAATCGGAAAGCTTGAGAAGGTTATGCAGTCAGCTGCAAGAAATCTTGAGTTTGAAAAAGCTGCAAATGCACGTGATCAAATTAAGTTTTTGAAAGAAAAAATTTATGGGGCCAACATCCAAGATAAAATTAAATAG
- a CDS encoding trypsin-like peptidase domain-containing protein yields the protein MFKLFIIILSLSASISTHAFDRENLMKAWSSSVVIRGYTDDGLAYGSGVVVAKDKVVTNCHVLRKTKSPWVSFGDTSFPVTGVQADRWHDLCLLSVFNLPVEPVPLGNSKNLKKGQEIVGIGHSGGAPVALTTGGNVIATYDFEGENIILSSAKFRMGASGSGLFDLKGNLIGINTFKTTGYGNYYSLPADWIKPLMSMEMETVFPINGKALWEEDEDKKPYFLKIAIPKTKKNWAELELVTEEWVEKEPNNTEAWYELGYAYEKLNKVAEALVAYDKALEIDQNNSDALLREAVIYKNKGDENKVAQIQATLNDVDPNKAWILKNNKY from the coding sequence ATGTTTAAACTCTTCATAATAATACTCTCACTTAGCGCTTCTATTTCTACTCATGCATTTGATAGAGAAAACCTCATGAAAGCATGGTCATCAAGTGTTGTTATCCGAGGCTATACAGATGATGGGTTAGCTTACGGATCGGGCGTGGTTGTCGCTAAAGACAAAGTAGTAACAAATTGCCACGTGCTCAGAAAAACAAAATCTCCATGGGTTTCTTTCGGTGATACAAGCTTTCCTGTTACTGGTGTGCAAGCAGATAGATGGCATGACTTATGTCTGCTATCAGTCTTCAATCTCCCGGTTGAGCCAGTTCCTTTAGGAAATAGCAAAAATTTAAAAAAGGGTCAGGAGATAGTTGGTATTGGACATTCTGGTGGAGCCCCAGTAGCGTTGACAACTGGTGGGAATGTCATCGCAACATATGATTTTGAAGGAGAAAATATAATTCTTAGCTCTGCGAAATTTAGAATGGGTGCAAGTGGTAGTGGTCTGTTTGACCTGAAGGGGAATCTTATTGGAATTAATACGTTTAAAACTACTGGCTACGGAAATTATTACTCGCTTCCTGCAGACTGGATTAAACCACTTATGAGTATGGAAATGGAAACAGTTTTTCCGATTAATGGTAAAGCTCTTTGGGAAGAGGATGAAGATAAAAAACCATATTTTTTAAAAATTGCTATACCAAAAACAAAAAAAAATTGGGCTGAACTAGAGTTGGTAACTGAAGAATGGGTTGAAAAAGAACCAAATAATACTGAAGCCTGGTATGAGCTTGGATATGCTTACGAAAAATTGAATAAGGTTGCTGAGGCCTTGGTTGCATATGACAAAGCTTTAGAGATCGATCAAAATAATTCTGACGCGCTTCTAAGGGAAGCTGTAATCTATAAAAACAAAGGCGATGAAAATAAGGTTGCTCAAATACAGGCAACATTAAATGATGTTGATCCAAATAAAGCTTGGATACTTAAAAATAATAAATACTAA